TTCGTCCGGAGACAGATGCCCACGCAAATACCCCGAGGCGATCAGGTCCGCGTATAAGGGGTACGGCTCGCCCAGGTGTTCCCACTGCGGCACCTTTCGACGCAGATCGTCGAGTCGCCCATCCTCGCCCTCGAGAATGGCCAGGTGCAAATCGGCCATGGGATCCGCCGACTCCTCCACCAATTCCTGATACCACTCGATTGCCTGCGTCCGTTCGTTGACGTCGCTGCCCATCGTCATTTCGTAGAGGTACCGTTCCCAGGGCGGCAGTGTCTTGAACCCCTCCTCAGTGTCCATAAGGCGGCCGACCATGTGGTCGAGCGCCCGGCCCGCATCGGCCACGCGGCCGAGCCGCGGCACCTCGAACGCAAGCCACACGACCACCCCGATCGAGGCGAGCAACACCACCGCCGACAGCAACGTGATCAGCCGAGAAAACTTGGGATTGTAGTAGACGGGAGGAGGCGGCGCGCCGACGCACTCGGGCGTCGGAGAGGTCGAAGCAGTATGTTGCGACAGCTGGTCGTCGAACTCCACAGATTCCTCGTGCGAGCGGAGTATACCACCGCATCCGCTCAGCGCGAAGCCGAACCCGCCAACCGCCCAGGGTCCCGCCGTACGGATTGCCTCATAGCTGAACCCATCCGGTTTTCGCTATACTGGCGGCGCAGGTGCCCGGAACCGCGACTGGACAACGGTTGCTACCACCGGCGATTGCGGCTTACATTCACGACGACGTATGGCTCCAACAAAGACCTTCAGCGATTTTGCTCCGCCTCAACGTCTGCTCCTGGGCCCAGGGCCTAGCCAGGTGCATGATCGGGTTCTGAGGGCATTGGCTCAGCCGCTCTTGGGACATTTGGATCCGGTCTTCCTCGAGTTGATGAACGAAATCCAGAGCTTGCTCCGCTTCGTCTTTCGAACGCAAAACCCCTTCACGATTGCAGTGTCGGGCACCGGTTCCGCAGGCATGGAAGCGGCGGTCGTCAATTTCATCGAGCCTGGAGACCGAACCGTCGTCGGGGTGAACGGCGTATTCGGAATGAGGCTCGCCTCCACGATCGAACGCTGCGGCGGTCAAGCCATACGCGTTGAAGCCTCCTGGGGCGAACCCATCCCCATCGAGGCTATCGAATCCGCCTTGGCTCAATCGGCACCTGTAAAGGCTGTTGCCTTGGTCCATGCCGAAACCTCCACCGGCGCATGGCAGCCGCTGGAGGAGATAGGCTCCCTCTGCCGACGATACGACGCACTCCTGATCGTCGATGCCGTGACCTCGCTCGGCGGCGTACCGGTCGAAGTCGACCAATGGGGGATCGACGCCTGTTACAGTGGCACGCAGAAATGTTTGAGCTGTCCGCCAGGACTAGCCCCCCTGACCATCAGCCCCCGAGGCATGGAGGCCATTGCTCGGCGACGAACCCCCTGCGTCAGCTGGTACTTCGATGCGACGTTGGTGGCCGACTATTGGGCGGAAGGGAAGCGCGCCTACCACCACACGGCGCCCATCTCGATGTTGTATGGCTTGCGGGAGGCGCTCCGCCTAGTGCAGGAAGAGGGCCTTGCAACGCGCCATGTTCGGCACCAACTGAACAGTCGCTCGCTGCTGGCCGGTTTGGAAGCCTTGGGTCTGATGCCGTTGCCTCCGCCCGGTCTCCGCTTACCGATGCTCAATTGCGTAACCTTGCCGGCGGGGGTCGAGGACAAACTGGTTCGGGCACAACTCTTACACGATCACGGCATTGAAATCGGAGGAGGACTAGGGCCTCTTCAAGGCAAAGTGTGGCGCATTGGGTTGATGGGGGAATCCTCCCAGCAAGCCCACGTCTTGACGTTGTTGAACGCGCTCGAAGAGATCTTCGCTCAACACAGCTGGCTGACGAACCCCGGAAGCGCCGTTCAGGCTGCGGTCGAGGCCTATGAGGCAGCCGAGTTGTCGACAAGGAGGTCCGGATGAATCGAAGCGGGTTATGGATCATCAGCGCGGCGGTCGCCGGATTTATCGCCACAGTTACCTACTGGGTGATTGCCCTAGCGGTAGCGGAATCCCGCAAGGAGGATCGGGTTTCCCCTGAGCGCGTGACCGGGTTCATCCAGGCGCTCATCGACGCCAATCGAGCCAACTACACGCAGAACGTGGTTGAAAAGCTTCACAACCAGGGGGTGGTTGAAGCCGTCGAGCATTGGAAGGAAGAAAAGGGCTTGCCGTTGCCGGCTCAATTCCTCTTGGAATCCGGCCGCCTCGTGGCGCAGAAGGACCTCAAATTCAGCTTCCGCCTGGCCAGCCTTACCCCGATCTATGTGTGGAACGGCCCCAACAGCGAGTTCGAACGTCGTGGGCTGGAAGCCGTTTCCAAGGCCCCCGAGAAACCTTTCACGGGATTTTTCCAGCAAGGCGGGGTCCGGTACTTCCAGGGAATCTATGCAGATCGAGCCGTTGCGGAGACTTGCGTCTCTTGCCACAACTCCCATGCCAACAGCCCACGCCGGGATTACAAACTCAACGACGTGATGGGCGGACTCATCATCACTATCCCCATTTCGGAGACCGGCACATGACGATTGCGATTCAACACCTGAGAATTTTGACCGGCCTCGGAAACACGGTGGAACGCGCAACACTCTTAGTCGACGGAGAACGGATCACCGGGATGGGATCTGACCGTACGGTTCGAATCCCCCGTGGCAGCACCAAGATCGATGGCCGCGGTCTGACCGTCCTTCCCGGCTACATTGACTGCCACGTACACCTCTGCCTCGGCGCAGAGGCCGACGTCGTGGCGGCGAGCGAGCAAGAATCATCCGCCCTAAGCCTGGTGAAAGCGACGGAACTGGCGCGCCGCACCCTGGAAGCCGGCTTCACGACCGTGCGGGACGTGGGGTTTCGAGATCACGGAATTTTTACGCTCAAACGGGCCATTGAGCAGGGCCTGGCGGCAGGGCCCCGCATCGTCGCAGCCGGGCTGGCGATCTGCATGCCGGGCGGCCATGCCCGATTCATCGGCCGCGAAGCGGACGGAGTGGAAGCGGTCCGGGCCGCCGTGCAAGCGCAACTCGATGCCGGCGCCGAAGTCATTAAGCTGATCGCTTCCGGCGGCGTCCTGACTCCCGGCACCTCTCCCGACCAAGCACAAATGACGGTGGAGGAACTCACAGCCGCCGTACAAGTAGCCGACGCCCACGGGCGACATGTTGCCGCCCATGCCCACGGGTCGAGCGGGATGAAAAATGCCGTCCGTGCCGGGGTCCATTCCATCGAGCACGGTA
This Nitrospiraceae bacterium DNA region includes the following protein-coding sequences:
- a CDS encoding alanine--glyoxylate aminotransferase family protein, giving the protein MAPTKTFSDFAPPQRLLLGPGPSQVHDRVLRALAQPLLGHLDPVFLELMNEIQSLLRFVFRTQNPFTIAVSGTGSAGMEAAVVNFIEPGDRTVVGVNGVFGMRLASTIERCGGQAIRVEASWGEPIPIEAIESALAQSAPVKAVALVHAETSTGAWQPLEEIGSLCRRYDALLIVDAVTSLGGVPVEVDQWGIDACYSGTQKCLSCPPGLAPLTISPRGMEAIARRRTPCVSWYFDATLVADYWAEGKRAYHHTAPISMLYGLREALRLVQEEGLATRHVRHQLNSRSLLAGLEALGLMPLPPPGLRLPMLNCVTLPAGVEDKLVRAQLLHDHGIEIGGGLGPLQGKVWRIGLMGESSQQAHVLTLLNALEEIFAQHSWLTNPGSAVQAAVEAYEAAELSTRRSG
- a CDS encoding DUF3365 domain-containing protein is translated as MNRSGLWIISAAVAGFIATVTYWVIALAVAESRKEDRVSPERVTGFIQALIDANRANYTQNVVEKLHNQGVVEAVEHWKEEKGLPLPAQFLLESGRLVAQKDLKFSFRLASLTPIYVWNGPNSEFERRGLEAVSKAPEKPFTGFFQQGGVRYFQGIYADRAVAETCVSCHNSHANSPRRDYKLNDVMGGLIITIPISETGT
- a CDS encoding amidohydrolase family protein; its protein translation is MTIAIQHLRILTGLGNTVERATLLVDGERITGMGSDRTVRIPRGSTKIDGRGLTVLPGYIDCHVHLCLGAEADVVAASEQESSALSLVKATELARRTLEAGFTTVRDVGFRDHGIFTLKRAIEQGLAAGPRIVAAGLAICMPGGHARFIGREADGVEAVRAAVQAQLDAGAEVIKLIASGGVLTPGTSPDQAQMTVEELTAAVQVADAHGRHVAAHAHGSSGMKNAVRAGVHSIEHGTLLDEEAGSLMAERGVYMVPTLSALATTAACPAGCGIPDSARDKARSMVKQHQKSFRSARRRGVPIAFGTDAGTPFNHHGENAQEFERMVAFGMSPMEAIIAGTSAAARLLRLDQEIGSIAVRKQADLVFIEGNPLKKIELLRRKDKLVGVMQRGRFVAGPLSKT